Proteins from one Alicyclobacillus vulcanalis genomic window:
- a CDS encoding ABC transporter substrate-binding protein, with the protein MPKKYVNARKAAFAAGASIVFLGAATGCGSTAGSKTQAASTAASKKNYVITIQLQPNTGTATSSQNKPFYELTQRYHKLHPNVTFKFIPDNYTDIGQANAALITEAAAHSAPDIVWEQYGPVNSGSIPNGVLTNLYPYLNEPDPYVKGNKRWIDLWKPQYIPYMTKAPGQIYILLGSAIATAIVYNKQDFQKAHITTVPTTFAQWVDDMKKLKAAGITPFMFATAGQCNPSWFERKIASSFLAYEIPKFDVNNSQVVTGLDIAVGVKKGIISMKNPQYAAGWKLLEQLKPYLAPGSSQYDVCAQLNSVSPPLSPLPAFVQNKFAMMWVHTGLLPQLNSLGFAGKYGFFSFPTITKASSPYATGVNVRGVVGGPNGSGEWSVTSQAADSSMTPDKVKQVVDFLMYAYAPQNEGAWVASMGNDAYIPIIEGASGGGIPGTQALLPQGKTIPKTVDSIINDALTVQAHDQAERILQDYVSGGISFNQFANEWDSMLQQATVQWAQQNGVNLNKYVK; encoded by the coding sequence TATTCCTTGGCGCGGCAACGGGATGCGGTTCGACCGCTGGTTCGAAAACTCAAGCCGCTTCGACCGCTGCCAGCAAGAAAAATTACGTGATTACGATACAGTTACAGCCTAATACCGGTACTGCGACGTCCAGTCAAAACAAGCCCTTTTACGAGCTTACACAACGGTATCACAAACTCCATCCCAACGTAACGTTTAAGTTTATACCTGACAACTACACGGACATTGGACAGGCTAATGCAGCTTTGATTACCGAAGCTGCAGCGCATTCGGCACCAGACATCGTCTGGGAGCAGTATGGCCCGGTGAACAGCGGTTCAATTCCAAATGGAGTGTTGACGAATTTATACCCTTACTTAAACGAGCCAGATCCATATGTAAAGGGCAATAAAAGATGGATTGACCTATGGAAGCCACAGTACATTCCCTATATGACAAAGGCACCAGGCCAGATTTATATTCTCTTAGGATCTGCAATCGCAACAGCTATCGTTTACAACAAGCAAGATTTTCAGAAAGCACACATTACCACTGTTCCAACGACGTTCGCGCAGTGGGTTGACGACATGAAGAAACTAAAGGCTGCAGGCATCACGCCATTCATGTTCGCGACAGCTGGTCAGTGCAACCCATCGTGGTTCGAGAGAAAGATTGCATCTTCGTTTTTGGCGTACGAGATACCGAAGTTCGATGTGAATAACAGCCAGGTTGTTACCGGATTGGATATCGCGGTCGGCGTGAAAAAGGGCATCATATCGATGAAGAATCCGCAGTACGCCGCGGGCTGGAAGTTGCTCGAACAGCTGAAGCCTTACCTCGCACCCGGTTCATCGCAGTATGACGTATGTGCACAACTTAACTCGGTCAGCCCGCCTTTGTCGCCACTACCGGCCTTTGTTCAGAATAAGTTTGCAATGATGTGGGTTCACACGGGGCTCTTGCCTCAGCTTAACAGTTTGGGGTTCGCAGGCAAATACGGGTTCTTCTCATTCCCAACAATTACAAAGGCATCTAGCCCGTATGCCACAGGTGTGAATGTCAGAGGCGTTGTGGGCGGTCCTAACGGTTCTGGCGAGTGGTCAGTCACGTCGCAGGCTGCCGACTCTTCTATGACGCCTGACAAAGTGAAGCAAGTTGTGGACTTTCTGATGTATGCATACGCCCCACAAAATGAAGGGGCATGGGTCGCCAGTATGGGGAATGACGCTTATATCCCGATTATTGAAGGTGCATCAGGAGGTGGAATCCCCGGGACACAAGCTCTTCTACCCCAAGGGAAGACGATTCCAAAGACAGTAGACTCCATCATAAATGATGCGTTGACTGTTCAAGCTCATGACCAGGCAGAAAGGATTTTGCAGGATTATGTAAGCGGAGGGATTAGCTTCAATCAGTTTGCGAACGAGTGGGATTCCATGCTACAGCAGGCAACTGTCCAGTGGGCACAGCAAAATGGAGTTAATCTGAATAAATATGTAAAGTAA
- a CDS encoding ABC transporter permease family protein, protein MNYTVLTILLVMTYIPFLQVVANSVKSDAQLASHPLGVLLTFHYQNYVTAWDGMWGYLLNTVIVAGASVLIGVPFAAAAGYVFATSKLRLVKYAFYAFLALTMIPSTLTLIPLFVEVKTFGLYNTWLALMLPYAAGSNHCWCICSECSLKVCPLNCLRVPELMGAQTSGF, encoded by the coding sequence GTGAACTACACGGTTCTTACAATTTTGCTGGTGATGACCTATATTCCATTTCTTCAGGTCGTGGCCAACTCCGTTAAGAGCGACGCACAACTGGCCTCTCATCCGTTGGGTGTACTGCTGACTTTCCACTATCAAAATTATGTAACAGCTTGGGATGGCATGTGGGGGTATTTGCTAAATACTGTGATTGTTGCGGGCGCCTCGGTGTTAATAGGGGTTCCGTTCGCTGCGGCAGCGGGCTACGTCTTCGCAACTTCGAAACTGCGATTGGTGAAGTACGCGTTCTATGCATTTCTTGCCTTAACCATGATTCCCTCAACTCTAACGCTCATACCGTTGTTCGTCGAAGTAAAGACTTTTGGGCTTTATAACACATGGTTGGCGTTAATGTTGCCTTACGCCGCTGGGAGTAACCACTGCTGGTGTATCTGTTCAGAGTGTTCTTTGAAGGTCTGCCCGCTGAATTGTTTGAGAGTGCCCGAATTGATGGGTGCACAGACTTCGGGATTTTGA
- a CDS encoding carbohydrate ABC transporter permease — protein sequence MFFEGLPAELFESARIDGCTDFGILIRIIFPLSLPVFITATVLMFINIWGDYLWPDIVLPNYKLLTVSPGLETFLGSFGATGHGQGAAFAANVLAMAPIVIFLVLTMRYFVNGVTSGAVKG from the coding sequence GTGTTCTTTGAAGGTCTGCCCGCTGAATTGTTTGAGAGTGCCCGAATTGATGGGTGCACAGACTTCGGGATTTTGATTCGTATTATCTTCCCACTGTCACTCCCTGTATTTATCACGGCTACGGTACTCATGTTCATTAATATTTGGGGAGATTATCTATGGCCTGACATCGTCTTGCCCAATTACAAATTATTAACCGTTTCTCCTGGGTTGGAAACTTTCTTGGGCAGTTTTGGAGCAACCGGGCACGGGCAAGGTGCAGCATTCGCTGCCAATGTCCTAGCAATGGCACCGATAGTGATATTCTTAGTGTTGACTATGAGGTATTTCGTGAACGGGGTAACGTCGGGGGCTGTCAAGGGATGA
- a CDS encoding thioredoxin family protein, protein MNSENDSVRIASDKPILFSAPWCPYCALTEHLLSSEHLLQKFTIVGVDINGSDPTFGVPPHQAGNGTQAREVFQADWDYYGIAFPTSSLLFALPSNPINSVVKSYPTYVIPHDGAWYVGYGYNGSSAFWKEVLG, encoded by the coding sequence GTGAATAGTGAAAACGATTCTGTTAGAATTGCTTCCGATAAACCGATACTCTTCTCTGCCCCTTGGTGCCCTTATTGTGCGCTGACAGAACATTTACTATCGAGCGAACATCTTCTTCAAAAATTCACGATTGTTGGCGTTGACATCAATGGCTCCGATCCCACCTTTGGCGTTCCTCCGCATCAAGCTGGCAATGGTACTCAAGCGCGAGAGGTCTTCCAGGCAGATTGGGATTACTACGGAATTGCATTTCCAACTTCTTCGTTGTTGTTCGCGCTTCCGAGTAATCCGATTAATTCAGTTGTGAAATCATACCCGACGTACGTCATTCCACACGACGGAGCGTGGTATGTGGGGTACGGATACAACGGGTCATCTGCTTTCTGGAAGGAGGTGCTCGGGTGA
- a CDS encoding DeoR/GlpR family DNA-binding transcription regulator has protein sequence MLPVERQRAILHYLNERGSIRVKELSRMFSVTEETVRRDLHILEMEGKLRRSHGGAVRIDDDTPAETSYLIRESEHVPEKMAIARAAIGYVEQGDSIILDASSTALHVANALPNMPLTVLTNSLKVALELASKDKIEVISTGGILRASSLSYVGPMAEEAIGRFHVNKAFLSCKGVHVEHGFTESNALQALVKRKMVEIADMLILLADHSKMQARDFTKVGDVDEIDLLITDEKTSEDDVRAFEQAGVRVVRGGSEQSSA, from the coding sequence ATGCTCCCAGTTGAACGACAACGAGCCATATTGCACTACTTGAACGAGCGCGGCAGCATCCGCGTCAAAGAGCTCAGCCGGATGTTTTCCGTGACCGAGGAAACGGTGCGTCGGGATCTTCACATCCTCGAGATGGAGGGCAAACTGCGCCGCAGCCATGGCGGCGCAGTTCGTATTGACGACGACACCCCGGCGGAGACGTCGTATCTCATTCGCGAATCCGAGCACGTGCCGGAGAAAATGGCGATTGCTCGCGCGGCCATTGGCTACGTCGAGCAAGGGGACAGCATCATCTTGGATGCGAGCAGCACAGCGCTGCACGTGGCGAACGCGCTCCCCAATATGCCGCTCACGGTCCTGACCAATTCGCTGAAAGTCGCGTTAGAGCTCGCGTCTAAAGACAAAATCGAAGTGATTTCCACGGGTGGGATTTTGCGAGCGAGTTCATTGTCCTACGTCGGGCCGATGGCGGAGGAGGCCATTGGCCGGTTCCACGTGAACAAGGCGTTCCTCTCGTGCAAAGGTGTTCACGTGGAACATGGCTTCACGGAATCCAACGCCTTGCAGGCGCTTGTGAAGCGGAAGATGGTCGAGATCGCAGACATGCTGATTCTCCTTGCAGACCACAGCAAAATGCAGGCGCGCGACTTCACGAAGGTCGGCGATGTGGACGAGATCGACTTGCTCATCACGGATGAAAAGACGAGTGAGGACGATGTTCGCGCGTTTGAACAAGCGGGTGTGCGCGTGGTGCGTGGGGGATCGGAGCAATCGAGCGCATGA
- a CDS encoding LutC/YkgG family protein encodes MDRAAFLANIAARLGRNPGAPPAHRDAVGAPDFWAHRTSSREEIVETFCARFQALAGEIVRCEDEIAVRRALDETLGHLHARSIGAWGREAPWPADVEPVLAKWQVRRFGEAPVTDIDVGITGARFGVADTGTLVLTTGGAAGRTVHQVPLVHIVIMREEQIVQSLGDVMARLRHDAQVHRLPAYVHFISGPSRSSDIENDQTIGVHGPARVICFLIRAAGPDAMKQPGRS; translated from the coding sequence GTGGATAGGGCGGCATTTTTGGCGAACATCGCGGCGCGACTCGGCCGAAACCCTGGCGCACCGCCCGCACACCGGGACGCCGTCGGCGCGCCCGACTTTTGGGCCCATCGCACGTCAAGCCGCGAGGAGATCGTGGAGACCTTCTGCGCGAGGTTTCAGGCCCTTGCGGGCGAGATCGTCCGCTGTGAAGATGAGATCGCCGTACGCCGGGCCCTCGACGAGACGCTTGGCCACCTCCATGCTCGATCCATCGGCGCATGGGGCAGAGAAGCGCCGTGGCCCGCCGACGTGGAGCCCGTCCTTGCGAAGTGGCAGGTCCGCCGATTCGGGGAGGCACCGGTGACCGACATCGACGTCGGCATCACGGGCGCCCGCTTCGGTGTGGCCGATACGGGGACCCTCGTGCTCACGACAGGTGGCGCGGCCGGCCGCACGGTGCACCAGGTTCCGCTCGTCCACATCGTCATCATGCGGGAAGAGCAGATTGTGCAAAGCCTCGGCGACGTCATGGCCCGCCTGCGACATGACGCCCAAGTCCATCGCCTGCCCGCGTACGTGCATTTCATCAGCGGGCCGAGCCGCTCCTCGGACATCGAGAACGATCAGACCATTGGCGTTCACGGCCCAGCCCGCGTGATCTGCTTCTTGATTCGCGCCGCAGGGCCGGACGCCATGAAACAGCCGGGTCGCTCCTGA
- a CDS encoding LutB/LldF family L-lactate oxidation iron-sulfur protein, whose product MSPESSVRQRAKHALEDEFLRGAVHFTTDRLRNRKQAVTEDFGNWEAWRDRGEAIRRHTIENLDAYLAEFADNLERLGAHVHFCADAHEARAVVTDIVRKTSAKRVVKSKSMVTEEVHLNHHLEQLGVQVVETDLGEYIVQLAHETPSHIIIPAIHKTRAQIKALFEADGGQNLTTDTRDLVAFARRRLREMYLTADIGITGCNFGIAETGSIALFTNEGNADLVMNLPKTHIVFMGMERILPTLADLEVFAHLLPKSATGQNTITYLSMVTGPRRGGDLDGAQEMHVVILDNGRSRQLGDPDFQAVLHCIRCGACLNVCPVYRQIGGHAYGSVYPGPIGAVLSPLLEGGEAYQDLPYASSLCGACYEACPVKIPLHDMLVKERQRFVAKTGGKTGEKAAFAAYRVTFSRSERYLGAIRLARRLQGGFVRNGVIRAKLGPLAGWTDRRDFPALGQQTFREWWLARKRGTKRG is encoded by the coding sequence ATGAGCCCCGAATCATCCGTGCGCCAGCGCGCCAAGCACGCCCTCGAGGACGAGTTTCTCCGCGGTGCCGTCCACTTCACCACCGACCGGCTCCGCAATCGAAAACAAGCCGTGACCGAGGACTTCGGCAACTGGGAGGCATGGCGCGATCGCGGCGAAGCCATCCGCCGCCACACCATCGAAAACCTGGACGCCTACCTGGCCGAGTTCGCGGACAACCTCGAACGGCTCGGTGCCCACGTCCACTTCTGCGCCGATGCCCACGAGGCCCGCGCCGTCGTCACCGACATCGTGCGGAAAACATCCGCCAAGCGCGTGGTCAAGTCGAAGTCCATGGTGACCGAGGAGGTCCACCTGAATCACCACCTCGAGCAACTCGGCGTCCAGGTTGTGGAGACCGATCTCGGCGAGTACATCGTGCAGCTTGCGCACGAGACCCCGTCCCACATCATTATTCCGGCCATCCACAAAACCCGCGCTCAAATCAAGGCGCTCTTCGAGGCGGACGGCGGGCAAAACCTCACCACCGACACGCGCGATCTCGTCGCCTTCGCCCGCCGCCGACTGCGCGAGATGTACCTGACCGCGGACATCGGCATCACCGGCTGCAACTTCGGCATCGCCGAGACCGGCTCCATTGCGCTCTTCACCAACGAGGGCAACGCCGATCTCGTCATGAATCTGCCGAAGACCCACATCGTCTTCATGGGCATGGAGCGCATCCTGCCGACGCTCGCCGATCTCGAGGTGTTCGCACACCTTCTGCCGAAGAGCGCCACCGGCCAAAACACCATCACCTACCTGTCGATGGTGACCGGCCCCAGGCGCGGCGGCGACTTGGACGGCGCCCAAGAGATGCACGTCGTCATTCTCGACAACGGCCGCTCTCGGCAACTGGGCGATCCCGACTTCCAGGCGGTGCTCCATTGCATCCGCTGCGGCGCGTGCCTCAACGTCTGCCCGGTCTATCGCCAAATTGGCGGCCACGCGTATGGCTCCGTCTATCCCGGCCCCATCGGCGCGGTGCTGTCTCCGCTGCTCGAAGGCGGAGAGGCGTATCAGGACTTGCCGTACGCGTCCAGCCTTTGCGGCGCGTGTTACGAGGCGTGTCCGGTGAAAATCCCGCTTCATGACATGCTCGTCAAAGAGCGTCAGCGGTTTGTCGCGAAAACCGGCGGCAAAACCGGAGAAAAAGCGGCGTTCGCCGCATATCGCGTGACGTTCTCGCGTTCCGAGCGCTACCTCGGCGCCATCCGCTTGGCTCGCCGACTCCAGGGCGGATTCGTGCGCAATGGCGTCATTCGGGCGAAACTGGGGCCCCTTGCCGGATGGACGGATCGCAGGGATTTCCCCGCACTTGGACAACAGACGTTCCGCGAGTGGTGGCTGGCAAGAAAGCGAGGGACAAAACGTGGATAG
- a CDS encoding (Fe-S)-binding protein: protein MKVSLFVTCIVDAVFPRVGIATTRLLEASGCEVEFPLAQTCCGQPAFNSGYADEARHVARTLLEAFADADAVVSPSGSCVGMIRHYYPSLFAGDPALSQEAERLAAKTYELSQFLVHRLQKVDFGGRFPHRVTFHPSCHGSRLLGVRDEPLELLRHVRDLEIIDLPYARDCCGFGGTFSVKMSEISSTMADEKADNVLATGADVLVSTDMGCLMNIQGTLSRRGAQVRVMHLAELLAEAAGLTEEVTA, encoded by the coding sequence ATGAAAGTCAGCCTGTTTGTCACCTGCATTGTCGACGCCGTCTTTCCGCGCGTCGGCATCGCCACGACGCGGCTGCTCGAAGCGAGCGGCTGTGAGGTCGAATTTCCCCTCGCCCAGACCTGCTGCGGACAACCCGCGTTCAACAGCGGTTACGCGGACGAGGCGCGCCACGTCGCGCGCACGCTCCTCGAGGCCTTTGCCGACGCCGACGCGGTCGTCAGCCCGTCGGGATCGTGCGTGGGCATGATTCGCCACTATTACCCGAGCCTCTTCGCGGGCGATCCGGCGCTCTCGCAGGAAGCGGAGCGCCTCGCGGCCAAGACCTACGAGCTCTCCCAGTTTCTCGTCCATCGCCTGCAGAAGGTGGATTTCGGCGGCCGTTTCCCGCACCGCGTCACATTCCATCCATCGTGCCACGGCTCGCGCCTTCTCGGCGTGCGCGACGAGCCACTTGAGCTCCTTCGCCACGTGCGCGATCTCGAGATCATCGACCTTCCCTACGCCCGCGACTGCTGCGGCTTCGGAGGCACCTTCTCCGTGAAGATGAGCGAAATTTCAAGCACCATGGCCGACGAAAAGGCCGACAACGTGCTCGCAACCGGCGCCGACGTGCTCGTGTCGACGGATATGGGCTGCCTGATGAACATCCAGGGCACCCTCTCCCGCCGCGGCGCCCAGGTGCGCGTCATGCATCTCGCCGAGCTTCTCGCTGAAGCCGCGGGCCTGACCGAGGAGGTGACCGCATGA
- a CDS encoding DUF1657 domain-containing protein — protein MTIAQQVKTTLANLKSAQANLESFALATENPKAKQLYTQAAQQTEQVVQQLQQRVAEIEQEEPQYKGF, from the coding sequence GTGACCATCGCGCAGCAGGTGAAGACGACGCTCGCGAACCTGAAGAGCGCGCAGGCGAACCTCGAATCGTTCGCACTCGCGACCGAGAATCCAAAAGCAAAGCAACTGTATACGCAGGCGGCGCAACAGACGGAGCAGGTGGTGCAACAGCTGCAACAGCGCGTCGCCGAGATCGAGCAAGAGGAGCCGCAGTATAAGGGCTTCTGA
- a CDS encoding DUF421 domain-containing protein — translation MAEWLTVVVRSLIAFAAMFLFAKLIGKRQLSQITFFEYIVGIAIGDMAAIIPDQLQAPLYHGLLPMAVYTALPILLSYVALKSKKARDILEGKARVLIQNGRILEDNLRKERMSTDELLEHLRAKNVFKVADVEFAIMESNGSVNVMLKPESEPVTPKRLGLKVASESQPQVVIMDGEIMDEGLATLGFNRRWLKGELEKLGVAVENVYLGQVDAAGQLYVDLYDDRIQVPEPKARELTHLLLKQAEADLERFALSTEDESAKKAYAAMAAQIQRVLEETEPYLIR, via the coding sequence GTGGCTGAGTGGTTGACCGTGGTGGTTCGATCGCTGATCGCGTTCGCCGCCATGTTTCTGTTTGCGAAACTGATCGGCAAGCGGCAGCTTTCGCAGATCACGTTTTTTGAATACATCGTCGGGATCGCCATTGGGGACATGGCGGCCATTATCCCGGATCAGCTTCAGGCGCCGCTGTATCACGGGCTTCTGCCGATGGCGGTGTACACGGCGCTGCCGATCCTCTTGAGCTACGTCGCGCTGAAAAGCAAGAAGGCGCGCGACATCCTCGAGGGCAAGGCGCGCGTCCTGATTCAAAACGGGCGGATTCTGGAGGACAACCTGCGCAAGGAGCGCATGTCCACGGACGAGCTGCTGGAACATCTGCGCGCGAAGAACGTGTTCAAAGTTGCGGATGTGGAATTTGCCATCATGGAGTCCAACGGCTCGGTGAACGTGATGCTGAAGCCGGAGTCGGAGCCGGTGACGCCGAAACGCCTTGGGTTGAAGGTGGCGAGCGAGTCGCAGCCGCAGGTGGTGATCATGGACGGCGAGATCATGGATGAGGGGCTGGCGACGCTTGGCTTCAACCGCCGTTGGCTGAAGGGGGAGCTGGAGAAGCTCGGCGTGGCGGTGGAAAACGTCTACCTTGGGCAGGTGGATGCCGCGGGGCAGCTGTACGTGGATTTGTACGACGATCGGATTCAGGTCCCGGAGCCGAAGGCGCGCGAGTTGACACACCTATTGCTCAAGCAGGCCGAGGCCGACCTCGAGCGGTTTGCGCTTTCCACAGAAGACGAATCCGCGAAAAAGGCGTATGCGGCGATGGCCGCACAAATCCAGCGCGTTCTGGAAGAGACAGAGCCCTACCTGATTCGCTAG
- the spoVAC gene encoding stage V sporulation protein AC yields MPKAQLKKATPVMQAYQQFASAREPARPMVRNLVIAFVAGGLVCVAGQAVSDFFVHVCGFSRKDAGNPTVAVLIAATCLLTGLGVFDNIARYTGAGTAIPVTGFANAMASAALEARTEGWVLGVGANMFKLAGAVIVWGVVAAFFIGLIHTLVAPGR; encoded by the coding sequence ATGCCGAAGGCACAGCTGAAAAAGGCGACGCCTGTCATGCAGGCGTATCAGCAATTTGCGTCTGCGCGCGAGCCGGCTCGGCCCATGGTGCGCAATCTCGTCATCGCGTTTGTCGCGGGCGGCCTGGTGTGTGTGGCGGGGCAGGCAGTGAGCGACTTCTTCGTCCACGTGTGTGGATTCAGCCGCAAGGATGCGGGCAATCCCACGGTGGCCGTGCTGATTGCCGCCACGTGCCTCCTGACGGGCCTCGGCGTGTTCGACAACATCGCGCGGTACACGGGCGCGGGCACGGCCATTCCCGTGACGGGATTTGCCAACGCCATGGCATCGGCGGCGCTCGAGGCGAGGACCGAGGGATGGGTGCTTGGCGTCGGTGCCAACATGTTCAAGCTGGCTGGGGCCGTGATCGTCTGGGGCGTCGTGGCGGCGTTTTTCATCGGGCTCATTCACACGCTCGTCGCACCGGGGAGGTAG
- the spoVAD gene encoding stage V sporulation protein AD, with translation MLTGHQSWAFTNRPMLISTAAIGGPMEAKGPLADDFDLLHADIRMEQKSWEQAERTLLDEACQKAIEKAGITKDAVSFLIAGDLMNQIISSSFAARTLAMPYLGIFGACSTSMEGLALASLLVNAGAARYVLAATVSHNAAAEKHYRYPTEYGAQKPPTAQWTVTAGAAAIVAPNDGKGEHPIVTRATIGRVVDMGLSDPFNMGAAMAPAALDTLISHFRDFELPHDYYDLILTGDLGRVGSRILRDLLVEHRLRIPQDRYHDAGVLIYGDLPEVMAGGSGCGCSASVAYGHIQRRLRDGDLRRVLVVATGALLSPISYQQKETIPCIAHAVAMEWPEPHCDVGRGAR, from the coding sequence ATGCTCACAGGACACCAGAGCTGGGCGTTTACAAATCGGCCGATGCTCATCTCGACGGCGGCCATCGGAGGTCCGATGGAGGCGAAAGGTCCGCTCGCCGACGACTTCGATCTGCTGCACGCCGACATCCGCATGGAGCAGAAGAGCTGGGAGCAGGCGGAGCGCACGCTGCTGGACGAGGCGTGCCAGAAGGCCATCGAGAAGGCGGGCATCACCAAGGACGCCGTCTCGTTTCTCATCGCCGGAGACCTGATGAATCAAATCATCTCGTCGTCGTTCGCGGCGCGGACGCTCGCCATGCCGTATCTCGGCATCTTCGGGGCGTGCTCGACGTCCATGGAGGGGCTCGCGCTTGCGTCGCTCCTGGTGAACGCGGGGGCCGCGCGCTACGTCCTCGCCGCGACGGTGAGCCACAACGCCGCGGCCGAAAAGCATTACCGGTATCCGACGGAGTACGGCGCGCAGAAACCGCCCACCGCGCAGTGGACCGTCACGGCCGGTGCGGCCGCAATCGTCGCGCCCAACGACGGCAAAGGGGAACATCCCATCGTCACGCGCGCCACGATTGGCCGCGTGGTCGACATGGGACTCTCGGACCCGTTCAACATGGGCGCTGCGATGGCGCCAGCCGCGCTCGACACGCTCATCAGCCATTTTCGCGATTTCGAGCTTCCCCACGACTATTACGATCTCATCCTCACGGGCGATCTCGGCCGCGTCGGCTCCCGCATCCTCAGAGACCTTTTGGTGGAACATCGCCTGCGAATTCCGCAGGATCGGTACCACGATGCGGGCGTTCTCATCTACGGCGATCTCCCCGAGGTGATGGCCGGGGGAAGCGGCTGCGGCTGCTCCGCATCGGTGGCCTACGGCCATATCCAGCGGCGCCTGCGCGATGGCGACCTCCGGCGCGTGCTCGTCGTGGCGACCGGTGCGCTGTTGTCGCCCATTTCGTATCAGCAGAAGGAAACCATTCCTTGCATCGCACACGCGGTGGCCATGGAGTGGCCCGAACCTCATTGCGACGTGGGGAGGGGTGCGCGGTGA
- the spoVAE gene encoding stage V sporulation protein AE: MTYLWAFLVGGAICLIGQFLMDAFRLPPANVVSILVVAGAVLGGLGLYDPIVRFAGAGATVPITSFGNALAQGAIAEGKAHGLIGVITGIFELTSAGISAAIVFAFLTALFFRPKG, from the coding sequence GTGACGTATCTGTGGGCATTTCTCGTCGGCGGCGCCATCTGTCTCATCGGCCAGTTCCTGATGGATGCCTTTCGCCTGCCGCCGGCCAACGTCGTCTCCATCCTCGTGGTGGCGGGCGCCGTGCTTGGCGGCCTCGGACTGTACGATCCCATTGTGCGATTCGCGGGGGCCGGCGCGACTGTGCCCATTACCTCGTTCGGCAATGCGCTCGCTCAGGGCGCCATCGCGGAGGGCAAGGCACACGGGCTCATCGGCGTGATCACCGGCATTTTCGAGCTCACGAGCGCCGGTATCTCTGCTGCCATCGTCTTCGCGTTTCTCACCGCGCTGTTCTTTCGCCCGAAAGGTTGA